DNA from Amycolatopsis sp. DSM 110486:
GTTGGTGTAAGGTCGCCGATCATGGACAGTTCCGACAAGGATGCCTATGTCTTCTGAAGATCTCCCCCGGCTCGTCAAGGACACGGCTCGCCGTCAGCTCGCCGAGACCGGTGCGACCGGTCTGACGCTGCAGACGGTGGCCGTCGAAAGCGGCGTGACCGTGGCCGAGGTGCAACCGTTTTTCGGAGATCGTGACGATCTCCTGACCGCATTGATCATCGACGCTTACAACGCCTCCGGCGGGGCCATGGAACAGGCCGATCCCGGCGAGCGGGAAACGGATCCCGGCGCGCGCCTGCTGGCCGTCACCCGCGCATTGCGCGAATGGTCGCTCGCGAACCCGGCCGAGTTCGCCTTGCTCTACGGCTCGCCCGTGCCCGGCTACGCGGCACCGGAGACCACCGTGGGCCCGGCTTCGCGCACGCCCGCGGCGCTCGCCGCGGTGCTGCGTTCCGCGCTGGCGGCGGGATCCCTCACGCCGCCGAGCCGGCCGCTGCCCGGTCCGACGCTTGTGACCGCCGAGGCCGTCGCGCTCTTCGGCGGACAGCCCGAGGCTCCGTACGGCGATCTGCTCGAACGCGGGATCGTGCTGTGGAGCAACCTGATCGGCCTGCTGGTGTTCCAGGTGTTCAGCCGTACGCACGACAGCGTCGCCGACCAGTCGGCCTTCTTCGACTACGCGGTGGCCGTGGCGGCGGAAGCCGTCGGCCTGGCCGTGCCGCTCGAAGGAAGCCGGCGCGAGGCCGTGAACGCCTGAATCTCGAGTTACTAATCCGGCCAAAAGCAGGCCGACCCCCCACGCGGCGCGTAACCGTTGCTACGAAGCCATTCGGCCGTGACTGTGGTCGGATTAGTAACAATCGATACAGAACACAACTGGGGTGGTCTGGTGTGAACGCGCTGAAGATCGTGCTCTTCGCGTCGTCCGCGGTGTCGTCGTACGCCGCGTTCCTCTACAAGCTCGCGTCGATCCGGCGCGGCTGGGGTGACATCGGGTACGTGACGATGATGGTGACGCTGGTACTGCAGTGCCTCACGTTCACGATGGGGGCGGTGTCGCTCAGCATCGTCACGTTCTTCGGCGTGCAGAACCTGGCCATCCTCGTGCTGCACCTCTCGGCGGTCGCCTACTGCATCAGCGCGCAGATCCTGCTGATGCAGTGGGCGAACCCGCTCTCGGAGGTGCGGCGCGCGATCCGGGCGTGGATCATCGCCGGCGTCGTGCTGTGCGTGGTGCTCACAGCGTTGTTCTTCATCGGCAATCGCCCCGGCACGCCGGCGTCGGCGTTCGGCACCGGCAGCAGCAATCCGGTCATCCTCGTCTACCTGCTGCTGTTCATCGTCTCGCAGGCGGTGCCGTGCGTGACGATCTACCGCCAGTGCATCCCATACGCGCGAAGCACCACGAAACCGTGGCTGCGCCGCGCTTTGCGGATGCTCGCGGTCGGCGCGGTGGTGCTGTTCCTCTACTGCGCCGCGCGCACGGTGAACATCGTGAGCCCCATGTTCGGCCTGTCGGTCGGACCGTGGGCCATCGCGGCGTCGCTGTTCAGCGCGCTCGGCATCGTGATCGTGTCGCTGGGGCTGACCATGCCGTCGTGGGGCGGGCACGTGTCGAACCTCCTTGCGTGGGGCCGGAACTACAGCTCCTACCGCGCGCTCTACCCGCTGTGGCACTCGCTGTACGAGTCGTCGCCGGGCATCGCGCTGGAGCCGCCGTCCGGTGCCGACCGCCAGTGGTCCGACCTGCACTACCGCCTGCACCGCCGCGTGATCGAGATCCGCGACGGCTGGCGGGCGCTGCGGCCGTACATGGACCGCGCCGAGTCCTCCCCGGCCGAAGCGCCGGACCAGGCCCTGATCGAGGCCACGAAGATCAAGCACGCGCTGCGGGCGAAGAACTCCGGCGTCACCCCCGCACACAGCCAGGACAACGGCAGCTTCGGCGACCACGACGCCAAGACCTTCGCCGCGGAAGTCGAGTGGCTCACGCAGGTTTCGGCCGCCTACGGCCGACTGGACTGAACCACTTTCGTCCGAAGTGGACCGCGGCTCAGGCCTGGACCAGTTCGCTGCGGTCGTGCGGCAGGTCGGCCAGCAGCGCGTCGCCCTTCACCAGCCACGAGACGCCGAACGCGATCACTGCGAGGGATTCCAGCCACACCGTCGGGTGCAGTGAAGCCGTGGCCGCGTCGAAGAAGAGCCCGTTGATCACGATCAGCACCAGTGCCACCAGCATCACGCCGCCACACACGCGGTAGACGACGTTGCGCACGGCTTTGCGCGAGGTCGGCGACGTCTCGTCGGACTTGGTGAACAGGAAGAAGCAGAAGAACGCCAGCGTGAGGAAGAAGATCGCGGCGAACACGAGGTGCGCCACTCCCACAGCCCGCTCGGTGCCCGTCGGCGAGGCCGGGCTGGTCGGGAAGAGCGCGACGCCGATGGCGGCGACCGCCGCGACGTTGCCGGCGATGTCGTCGATCCGCCCGTAGCCCCGGTAGGAGACGAGGAAAACGCCGATGGCGCACATCGTGCCGACGAAGACGTCGCGCAGGTCGCTGTAGTAGTAGCCGCTCAGCGAACCCTGCAGGCCGCCGCCTTGCAGCAGCTCCTTGCCGATGATCACGACGAACGGCAGCGCGAGGCCGAGCACCCCGATTGCTCGGCGGAGGAAGAGGAACGAGCGCACGAGGGTGTTCACGGTTGCCTCCCCGGTGTGGTCCACACTTATTTTTACCGGGTCGGCCTGGTTTTCACAGGGTGACTGGAGTCGTTCCCAAAACGTTGTCGAGCTCGGCGAGCAGCCGGGCCTTCGAGCGGGCTCCGACGATGGTGTGCACCGGTTCGCCGCCGCGGAACAGAATCAGTGTGGGCAGCGACATGACCTGGTACTTCCGCGCCGTCTCGGGGTTCAGGTCGCTGTCGATCTGGCGCACCGTCAGGGAATCCGCGCGCATCGCCGCGATCTCGGCCAGCATCGGCGCGATCATCCGGCAGGGCGGGCACCACTCGGCCCAGAAGTCGACGAGCACCGGCTTGTCGTGGTCGAGGACGTCGGCGGCGAAGGTCGCATCGGTGGTCATCGGATCTCCTCGGCAACACAGGGGTCGTGCCGGGCCGAAGCCTCGGCGAGCTTGTCCATCAACGCGGTCCGCACGGCGCCGAGGTCGGCCAGGCACTTCTCGACTTCCTCGAGCTTGCGCCGGTACACCTCGACCGAAGCCGGGCAGGCGTCGCCGGACTTGTGGCCGGTGCGCAGGCAGTCGACGAACGGGCGGGTGTCTTCGAGGGTGAACCCGACCGTGCGCAGCGTCTGGATCTCGCTGACCAGCCGTAGATCGTTCTCGTCGTACTCCCGGTACCCGTTCGCCGACCGCCCCGCCGGCAGCAGCCCCTGCGCCTCGTAGAAGCGCAACGCCCGTGGTGTCGTCCCCGCCCGCCGGGCGAGCTCGCCGATCCGCATGCGTCCGACGGTAGACCTTGACGTGCGCGTCAAGGCCACCTCTCAACCCGCGAGCTTGCCGGTGTACTCCTGGTACTGCACCGCGTTCGCCGCCCGGGTGCTCATGTAGTCGAACACCTTCCCGAACACCGGGCCGGTCAGCATGCGGTACATCCGGTTGCGGCTGCGCAGCTTCTTCTCGTTCTCCGGCACGAGGAACCCGCCCGAGCCGGCACCGTTCTTGTGGCCGATGTGCGCCGGCTTGCGCAGGCGCTGCTCGTACTTCTCGAACGCGGTCACGTGGTCGCCGTTCGCGGCCGCCAGCTCACCGGCGAGGATCTGCGCGCCCATCATCGCCAGGCCCGTGCCGGAGCCGCCGGGGCCGGCGCACCACGCGGCGTCGCCGAGCAGCACCACACGGCCCTTCGACCACTTGTCCATGCTGATCTGGCCGATGGTGTCGAAGTACAGGTCCGGAGCGTCGTCGACCGCGCCCAGCAGCCGAGGCAGCTCCCAGCCCGCGCCGGCGAAGACGTCGGCCACGATCTCCTTCTGCCGCTCGAGGTCCGGGCGGCCGTAGCCGCGCGGGTCGCCGCGGAAGAACAGGCCGACGTTCACGGTCTCGGAGTCGCGTCCGCTGTAGACCATCGCGCCGCGGCCCGGCTCGCTGTAGATCAGGCCGCTGTGGTCCAGTCCGAGGTGGTTCCGCGCGGTGAAGCCGGCGACGTGGTAGCCGAGGTCCTTGCGAAAGCGCGACTCCGCACCGAAGGCGGCCGTCCGCACGCCCGAGTGCACGCCGTCGGCGCCGACCACCAGGTCGAACCGGCGGGGCGCGCCGTGGCGGAAGGTCACCTCGACGCCGTCGGCCGTCTCGGTCAGCGACGTGACGCGGTCGCCGAAGACGTACTCGGTGTAGTCCACGGTGCGGTCGTAGAGGATGCGGGCGAGGTCGCCGCGCAGGATCTCGAGCTCGCCGCTGGCGAACGAGCTGGGCACGGTCACGATCGGCTTGCCCGCCGAGTTCAGCAGCAGCTGGTCGCCCATCGCGGTCTCGTACTTGCGCAGCTCCTCGGTGAGCCCCATCGCGTCGATCAGTTTCATCTGCTCGCCGCGGAAGTCCACGGCCTGGCCGCCGGGCCGCAGCGCCGGCGCCGCCTCGACGACGGTCACGGAGTAGCCGTGGTGGTGCAGCCAGAAGGCGGCCGACGGCCCTGCCACGCTGGCACCGGAAACGAGCACGGTCTTGGTCATCGCTGGAGTCCCTTCTCGGGGTTCGGCGTTTCGATGACGCAAGACTGCGGCCCGGCGCTGACCACGCCCGCACGGTGCGCTGACGGGGGTGGTGCGCGCTCGTCAGCAGGGGTCGAGGCGACCGTCAGCGCAAGCCGCGAACACCCGAAACCAGCAGGTCGACGCCTCGCTCGAAGTACGAGTCCTCGTCGCCGCACACGGCCAGCGCGTCAGCGGCGGCCGCGACGTTCGGGAAGCGCTCGGGCGGCAAAGCGGCCAGCGCGACCCGCTTGCGCTCCACTGCTTCGTCGCGCGAAGACGCGGGGTGGACGTCGGTGGCGCCGGGCTCGGCCGTCACGAGGGTGACGCCGGCGCACAGCAGGTAGCCGCCGAGCTCCGCGGCTTCTTCGGCGGTGAAGCCGGCTTTGCGCAGCAGGCCGAGCACGTGGTCGGCCACGGTGAGGCCGGCGTCGGACTCGAGGATGCGCGGCGGGACGAGGCCGGCGACCGCGGGGTGGGGGCGCACGGCGGCCAGCACCGCCACGAGCGCGGCCCGCAGCCGCGTGTCCCAAGGCCCGTCGGAGTCCGGCAGCGAGACGTCCGCCAGCAGGCGTTCGGCCAGGCCGGCCACGAGCTCGTGCTTGTCCTTGAAGTGCCAGTACAGGGCCATCGGCGTGACGCCGTGGTCCTGCGCGAGGCGGCGGATCGTCAGCGCGTCGAGGCCTTCGCGATCGGCGAGCGCGAGGGCGCCGTCGACGATCGTTTCGCGGCTGAGCTTCTCGCGAGTTTTGGCCACGAACCCGACTTTACCTCGTACAGGGGCCGTCTTCGTCGTCCGCGTTGAGGCGCGAGACCATGCGGTCGAAGACGCGTTCCAGCACCTCGAGCTCGTCGGGTTTGACCTGCTCGAAGAAGTACCGCCGCACGGTCTCCACGTGCTCGGGCGCGGCCGCCTCGATCGCTTCGCGCCCGGCCGGCGTGAGGCGCACCATGGCGCCGCGCGCGTCGTCCGAGCAGTCTTCGCGCGTGACGAGGCCGCGTTTCTCCATCCGGCTCACGTGGTGCGACAGCCGGCTGCGGTCCCACCTGATCTGCATCCCGAGGTCGCGCATGCGCAGCACGTCGCCGGGCGCCTCGGACAGCGGCACCATCAGCGTGTAGTCCGGGCCCGAAAGCCCCGCGTCGCGCACGAGCTGCCGGTCGATGGC
Protein-coding regions in this window:
- a CDS encoding MerR family transcriptional regulator; this encodes MRIGELARRAGTTPRALRFYEAQGLLPAGRSANGYREYDENDLRLVSEIQTLRTVGFTLEDTRPFVDCLRTGHKSGDACPASVEVYRRKLEEVEKCLADLGAVRTALMDKLAEASARHDPCVAEEIR
- a CDS encoding TetR/AcrR family transcriptional regulator C-terminal domain-containing protein, translating into MAKTREKLSRETIVDGALALADREGLDALTIRRLAQDHGVTPMALYWHFKDKHELVAGLAERLLADVSLPDSDGPWDTRLRAALVAVLAAVRPHPAVAGLVPPRILESDAGLTVADHVLGLLRKAGFTAEEAAELGGYLLCAGVTLVTAEPGATDVHPASSRDEAVERKRVALAALPPERFPNVAAAADALAVCGDEDSYFERGVDLLVSGVRGLR
- a CDS encoding MAB_1171c family putative transporter, with product MNALKIVLFASSAVSSYAAFLYKLASIRRGWGDIGYVTMMVTLVLQCLTFTMGAVSLSIVTFFGVQNLAILVLHLSAVAYCISAQILLMQWANPLSEVRRAIRAWIIAGVVLCVVLTALFFIGNRPGTPASAFGTGSSNPVILVYLLLFIVSQAVPCVTIYRQCIPYARSTTKPWLRRALRMLAVGAVVLFLYCAARTVNIVSPMFGLSVGPWAIAASLFSALGIVIVSLGLTMPSWGGHVSNLLAWGRNYSSYRALYPLWHSLYESSPGIALEPPSGADRQWSDLHYRLHRRVIEIRDGWRALRPYMDRAESSPAEAPDQALIEATKIKHALRAKNSGVTPAHSQDNGSFGDHDAKTFAAEVEWLTQVSAAYGRLD
- a CDS encoding DUF998 domain-containing protein, giving the protein MNTLVRSFLFLRRAIGVLGLALPFVVIIGKELLQGGGLQGSLSGYYYSDLRDVFVGTMCAIGVFLVSYRGYGRIDDIAGNVAAVAAIGVALFPTSPASPTGTERAVGVAHLVFAAIFFLTLAFFCFFLFTKSDETSPTSRKAVRNVVYRVCGGVMLVALVLIVINGLFFDAATASLHPTVWLESLAVIAFGVSWLVKGDALLADLPHDRSELVQA
- a CDS encoding TetR/AcrR family transcriptional regulator, with product MSSEDLPRLVKDTARRQLAETGATGLTLQTVAVESGVTVAEVQPFFGDRDDLLTALIIDAYNASGGAMEQADPGERETDPGARLLAVTRALREWSLANPAEFALLYGSPVPGYAAPETTVGPASRTPAALAAVLRSALAAGSLTPPSRPLPGPTLVTAEAVALFGGQPEAPYGDLLERGIVLWSNLIGLLVFQVFSRTHDSVADQSAFFDYAVAVAAEAVGLAVPLEGSRREAVNA
- a CDS encoding MarR family winged helix-turn-helix transcriptional regulator — its product is MTDARWLDERELHVWKLFHLLQRSLNGAIDRQLVRDAGLSGPDYTLMVPLSEAPGDVLRMRDLGMQIRWDRSRLSHHVSRMEKRGLVTREDCSDDARGAMVRLTPAGREAIEAAAPEHVETVRRYFFEQVKPDELEVLERVFDRMVSRLNADDEDGPCTR
- a CDS encoding FAD-dependent monooxygenase, producing the protein MTKTVLVSGASVAGPSAAFWLHHHGYSVTVVEAAPALRPGGQAVDFRGEQMKLIDAMGLTEELRKYETAMGDQLLLNSAGKPIVTVPSSFASGELEILRGDLARILYDRTVDYTEYVFGDRVTSLTETADGVEVTFRHGAPRRFDLVVGADGVHSGVRTAAFGAESRFRKDLGYHVAGFTARNHLGLDHSGLIYSEPGRGAMVYSGRDSETVNVGLFFRGDPRGYGRPDLERQKEIVADVFAGAGWELPRLLGAVDDAPDLYFDTIGQISMDKWSKGRVVLLGDAAWCAGPGGSGTGLAMMGAQILAGELAAANGDHVTAFEKYEQRLRKPAHIGHKNGAGSGGFLVPENEKKLRSRNRMYRMLTGPVFGKVFDYMSTRAANAVQYQEYTGKLAG
- the trxA gene encoding thioredoxin, producing MTTDATFAADVLDHDKPVLVDFWAEWCPPCRMIAPMLAEIAAMRADSLTVRQIDSDLNPETARKYQVMSLPTLILFRGGEPVHTIVGARSKARLLAELDNVLGTTPVTL